A single region of the Pseudomonadota bacterium genome encodes:
- a CDS encoding integration host factor subunit alpha: MTKLEIVTNLYEKLGFSKRECANIVDSCFEIIKKSLANGENVKISGFGNFIVKEKKARRGRNPQTGQEIVISKRKVLNFRLSQILKDEINSVKGK; this comes from the coding sequence ATGACAAAGTTAGAAATAGTTACAAATCTTTATGAGAAGCTTGGGTTTTCTAAAAGGGAGTGTGCGAATATTGTTGATAGTTGTTTTGAGATCATAAAAAAATCCCTGGCAAATGGTGAAAATGTTAAAATATCAGGGTTTGGTAATTTCATTGTGAAAGAAAAGAAGGCAAGGAGAGGGAGAAATCCTCAAACAGGCCAGGAAATTGTGATTTCTAAAAGAAAGGTTTTAAATTTCAGGCTAAGCCAGATTCTGAAAGATGAGATAAACAGCGTAAAAGGGAAATGA